From a region of the Kaistia sp. 32K genome:
- a CDS encoding ABC transporter substrate-binding protein: protein MKKLMIGALAVAAGLMTSVSAQAADPLTLQLKWVTQAQFAGYYVAKEKGFYEEEGLDVTIKPGGPDIAPEQVIAGGGADVITTWMPAALASREKGVPLVNIAQPYKKSGMMLTCRKDTGIKSPDDFKGKTLGVWFYGNEYPFLAWMAKLGLSTEGGPNGVTVLKQGFNVDPLIQKQADCISTMTYNEFGQVLDAGIPESELIVFKYEDQGVATLEDGLYVMEDKLKDPAFVDKMAKFVRASMKGWAYARDNTEEAAKIVLDNDETGAQTEAHQKFMMGEVNKLTEGTSGALAEADYKRTVQTLLAAGGEAPVITKEPTGAWTHTVTDAAGLK, encoded by the coding sequence ATGAAGAAGCTAATGATTGGGGCGCTCGCGGTTGCCGCGGGGCTCATGACCAGCGTCTCGGCCCAGGCGGCCGATCCGCTGACGCTGCAGCTGAAATGGGTCACGCAGGCCCAGTTCGCCGGCTATTACGTCGCCAAGGAGAAGGGCTTCTACGAGGAGGAGGGGCTCGACGTCACCATCAAGCCCGGCGGTCCCGACATCGCGCCCGAGCAGGTCATCGCCGGCGGCGGCGCCGACGTCATCACCACCTGGATGCCGGCAGCGCTCGCTTCGCGCGAAAAGGGTGTGCCGCTCGTCAACATCGCCCAGCCCTACAAGAAGTCGGGCATGATGCTGACCTGCCGCAAGGACACGGGCATCAAGTCGCCGGACGATTTCAAGGGCAAGACGCTCGGCGTCTGGTTCTACGGCAACGAATATCCGTTCCTCGCCTGGATGGCGAAGCTCGGCCTCTCGACCGAGGGCGGCCCGAATGGCGTCACCGTGCTGAAGCAGGGCTTCAATGTCGACCCGCTGATCCAGAAGCAGGCCGACTGCATCTCGACCATGACCTACAACGAATTCGGCCAGGTCCTCGACGCGGGCATTCCGGAGAGCGAGCTGATCGTCTTCAAGTATGAGGACCAGGGCGTCGCGACGCTGGAAGACGGCCTCTACGTCATGGAAGACAAGCTCAAGGATCCGGCCTTCGTCGACAAGATGGCGAAGTTCGTCCGCGCCTCGATGAAGGGCTGGGCCTATGCCCGCGACAACACCGAGGAAGCGGCCAAGATCGTCCTCGACAATGACGAGACCGGCGCGCAGACCGAGGCCCACCAGAAGTTCATGATGGGCGAGGTCAACAAGCTCACCGAAGGCACCTCCGGCGCGCTCGCCGAGGCGGATTACAAGCGCACGGTCCAGACGCTGCTGGCGGCTGGCGGCGAAGCGCCCGTCATCACCAAGGAACCGACCGGCGCCTGGACGCACACCGTCACCGACGCGGCCGGGCTGAAGTAG
- a CDS encoding glycosyltransferase family 39 protein — MAEAEILPSPANATRWPHAAILAPLFVAGLTFALCLALRLSTLGNLALWFDEAITADVVATSWPALVADRLANGHFPTYFAALKALGLGGGSEFALRLPSALFDSAAGALVALVALRLSGRIGAIAAGLLYAFYPALIQYGQEARPYALMLAFVALAITGQIGLLTARPRPGRQAVLATIGTLGAAFSIPAGIVPVALQHLALPACGFRKFAPALKRLWWRHILVTWAGIVLAAAFLLPSVVTQATKPVGLMKWQARYGYGDRAIEAFGETYGFVVPRDVDRFLAAGWNGWLAAGFLGLMLVGFLANRARPAHRMLAVTAFGTPLVFLVLGIFSASAGRYLIGMLPAAILLASAGVTALVERAGAWRLPILAGLAALFAGFALQGLDMLVSARKYDWRPVAAFLEQGGVRDTELLTDAPQAERALRHYVGEAARISYGAIDPALEPIEILWSKAAGRPLAFLLTASYQPLPDDIPEGAIVCRWPFGDQTLTMIARDLGLVPPALRGCEAES; from the coding sequence ATGGCTGAGGCCGAGATCCTTCCATCGCCGGCGAACGCGACGCGATGGCCGCATGCGGCGATCCTGGCGCCCCTGTTCGTCGCCGGGCTGACCTTCGCCCTCTGCCTCGCCCTCCGTCTCTCGACGCTCGGCAATCTCGCGCTCTGGTTCGACGAGGCGATCACCGCCGATGTCGTCGCCACATCCTGGCCGGCGCTCGTCGCCGATCGGCTCGCCAACGGGCATTTCCCGACCTATTTCGCGGCTCTGAAGGCGCTCGGCCTTGGCGGCGGCTCGGAATTCGCGCTGCGCCTGCCCTCGGCGCTTTTCGACAGCGCCGCCGGCGCGCTCGTCGCGCTGGTGGCGCTCCGCCTTTCCGGCCGGATCGGGGCGATCGCGGCCGGGCTGCTCTACGCGTTCTATCCGGCGCTGATCCAGTACGGCCAGGAGGCGCGGCCCTATGCGCTGATGCTCGCCTTCGTGGCGCTCGCCATCACCGGCCAGATCGGGCTACTGACCGCCCGGCCGAGGCCCGGGCGCCAGGCCGTGCTGGCGACGATCGGCACGCTCGGCGCGGCATTCTCGATCCCCGCCGGCATCGTCCCGGTCGCACTGCAGCACCTCGCGCTTCCCGCCTGCGGGTTCCGGAAGTTCGCCCCGGCACTGAAGCGGCTCTGGTGGCGCCACATCCTCGTCACCTGGGCCGGCATCGTCCTTGCCGCGGCCTTCCTGCTCCCCTCGGTCGTGACGCAGGCCACGAAACCGGTCGGGCTGATGAAGTGGCAGGCCCGGTACGGATACGGAGATCGGGCGATCGAGGCATTCGGCGAGACCTACGGCTTCGTCGTGCCGCGCGACGTCGACCGCTTCCTGGCCGCGGGCTGGAACGGCTGGCTCGCCGCCGGCTTTCTCGGGCTGATGCTCGTCGGCTTCCTCGCGAACCGCGCGCGACCGGCCCACCGCATGCTCGCCGTCACCGCCTTCGGCACGCCGCTGGTCTTCCTCGTCCTCGGCATCTTTTCGGCCAGCGCCGGGCGCTATCTGATCGGCATGCTGCCCGCCGCCATCCTGCTCGCTTCGGCCGGCGTCACGGCGCTCGTCGAACGGGCCGGCGCGTGGCGGCTGCCGATCCTCGCCGGCCTCGCCGCCCTCTTCGCCGGCTTCGCGCTGCAGGGGCTCGACATGCTGGTGTCGGCGCGGAAATACGACTGGCGCCCCGTCGCCGCCTTCCTCGAGCAGGGCGGCGTGCGCGACACAGAACTGCTCACCGACGCGCCGCAGGCGGAAAGGGCGCTTCGCCACTATGTCGGCGAGGCGGCCCGCATCTCCTATGGCGCGATCGACCCGGCGCTGGAGCCGATCGAGATCCTGTGGTCGAAGGCGGCCGGTCGCCCCCTCGCCTTCCTGCTGACGGCGAGCTACCAGCCCTTGCCGGACGACATTCCGGAGGGCGCCATCGTCTGCCGCTGGCCCTTCGGCGACCAGACCCTGACGATGATCGCCCGCGACCTCGGCCTGGTACCCCCGGCGCTCCGGGGCTGCGAAGCGGAGAGCTGA
- the cysQ gene encoding 3'(2'),5'-bisphosphate nucleotidase CysQ, with protein MSRQKAPDDAVFEALIATAIAAGTVVMHVYDGGFAVEHKGDASPVTEADRLAEKVILADLTRLAPDIPVVAEEACSDGLIPTVGGAFFLVDPVDGTREFISRNGDFTVNIGLVENGVPVLGIVYAPVRGDLYAGRLGKGAEHLTIVDGAIAARRAIHVADPAASPPRILASRSHRTPETDQFIARFPGASLVAAGSSLKFCLMAAGEADLYPRMGPTMQWDTAAGDAVLRAAGGMVETVDGGAFVYGPAGGDGVRAYANPWFVARGARIPAIA; from the coding sequence GTGTCCCGTCAGAAGGCCCCAGACGACGCCGTGTTCGAGGCCCTGATCGCGACGGCGATCGCCGCCGGCACCGTTGTCATGCACGTCTATGATGGCGGCTTCGCGGTCGAGCACAAGGGCGATGCTTCGCCGGTTACGGAAGCCGACCGGCTGGCGGAGAAGGTGATCCTCGCCGATCTCACACGGCTGGCACCGGATATTCCCGTCGTTGCCGAGGAAGCCTGCTCCGATGGCCTCATTCCGACGGTGGGCGGGGCGTTCTTCCTGGTCGATCCAGTCGACGGCACGCGCGAGTTCATCAGCCGCAACGGCGATTTCACCGTCAATATCGGGCTGGTCGAGAACGGCGTGCCTGTTCTCGGCATCGTCTATGCGCCGGTGCGCGGCGATCTCTATGCCGGACGTCTCGGCAAGGGCGCCGAGCATCTCACCATCGTCGACGGCGCCATCGCGGCGCGCCGCGCCATCCACGTCGCCGATCCGGCCGCCTCGCCGCCGCGTATCCTCGCCAGCCGCTCGCACCGCACACCCGAGACCGATCAGTTCATCGCCCGCTTCCCCGGCGCGTCGCTGGTCGCCGCCGGTTCGTCGCTGAAGTTCTGCCTGATGGCGGCGGGCGAGGCCGATCTCTATCCGCGCATGGGACCGACCATGCAATGGGACACGGCGGCGGGCGACGCGGTGCTGCGCGCGGCTGGCGGTATGGTCGAGACGGTCGATGGCGGCGCGTTCGTCTATGGCCCCGCGGGCGGCGACGGCGTTCGCGCCTATGCCAATCCCTGGTTCGTGGCGCGGGGCGCCCGGATCCCGGCCATCGCGTGA
- the cysD gene encoding sulfate adenylyltransferase subunit CysD has translation MAQPVLSHLRRLEAEAIFIMREVVANFDNPVMLYSIGKDSSVMLHLAMKAFHPGKPPFSLLHVDTTWKFREMIAFRDETVRRLGLDLKVHTNQEGKAAGINPFDHGSSNYTQIMKTEALKQALDAGGYDAAFGGARRDEEKSRAKERIFSFRSANHGWDPKNQRPELWSLYNTRVKPGETIRVFPLSNWTELDIWQYILAEQIPIVPLYFSAERPVVERNGQLIMADDARMRFLPGEVAEMRRVRFRTLGCYPLTAAVESDAETLDDIVREMFLATTSERQGRLIDHDESGSMEKKKREGYF, from the coding sequence ATGGCACAACCCGTCCTGTCGCATCTTCGCCGCCTCGAGGCCGAGGCGATCTTCATCATGCGGGAAGTCGTCGCCAACTTCGACAATCCCGTGATGCTCTATTCGATCGGCAAGGATTCGTCGGTCATGCTGCATCTGGCGATGAAGGCCTTCCACCCCGGCAAGCCGCCCTTTTCGCTGCTGCATGTCGATACGACGTGGAAGTTCCGCGAGATGATCGCGTTCCGCGACGAGACGGTGCGCCGGCTGGGGCTGGACCTGAAGGTCCATACCAACCAGGAGGGCAAGGCGGCGGGCATCAACCCGTTCGACCATGGCTCGTCCAACTACACCCAGATCATGAAGACCGAGGCGCTGAAGCAGGCGCTGGATGCCGGCGGCTATGACGCGGCCTTCGGTGGCGCCCGTCGCGACGAGGAGAAGAGCCGGGCCAAGGAGCGCATCTTCTCGTTCCGCTCCGCCAACCACGGCTGGGACCCGAAGAACCAGCGGCCGGAGCTCTGGTCGCTCTACAACACCCGCGTGAAGCCCGGCGAGACGATCCGCGTCTTCCCGCTGTCGAACTGGACCGAGCTCGACATCTGGCAATACATCCTCGCCGAGCAGATCCCGATCGTGCCGCTCTATTTCTCGGCCGAGCGCCCGGTGGTCGAGCGCAACGGCCAGCTGATCATGGCCGACGACGCGCGCATGCGCTTCCTGCCGGGCGAGGTGGCGGAGATGCGCCGCGTCCGCTTCCGCACGCTTGGCTGCTATCCGCTGACGGCGGCGGTCGAATCCGACGCCGAGACGCTCGACGACATCGTCCGCGAGATGTTCCTCGCCACCACCTCCGAGCGGCAGGGCCGCCTCATCGACCACGACGAATCCGGCTCGATGGAAAAGAAGAAGCGCGAGGGATATTTCTGA
- the cysN gene encoding sulfate adenylyltransferase subunit CysN: MTEIVSPRPVVDGQPAPVLFAEKDVKGILRFLTCGSVDDGKSTLIGRLLYDTKRLFEDQLATLEKDSRKFGTVGDDIDLALLVDGLEAEREQGITIDVAYRFFATEKRKFIVADTPGHEQYTRNMATGASTADLAVLLIDARKGILTQTRRHATIASLLGIRHVVLAINKIDLVGYDQAVFERIVAEFDADADHYGFASRVAIPLSARFGDNVTAPSPSMGWYRGPTLLEHLETLELTPSAERPFRFPVQWVNRPDLSFRGYSGTVASGEVRPGDAVVVARTGQPAKIERIVTYDGDQPVAATDDAVTLTLDREIDVSRGDILVPAEARPDVSDQFAAHLIWMAEAPMLPGRPYLMKVGTRVVGAAVTELKHRVEADTLKPLAAKTLALNDIGFANLSLAEPIAFDPYEENRATGAFILIDRFTNQTVAAGMIRFGLRRATNIHRQALDIDKAARSGAKGQRPSILWFTGLSGAGKSTIANLVEKKLHLMGRHTYLLDGDNVRHGLNRDLGFTDADRVENIRRVAETAKLFVDAGLIVLVSFISPFRSERQMARDLVEDGEFIEIFVDTPLAVAEERDVKGLYKKAREGQIKNFTGIDSPYEAPLSADIHLDTTTHESEALADQIVDYLIGNGYLPG; encoded by the coding sequence ATGACCGAGATCGTCTCCCCCCGTCCGGTCGTCGACGGCCAGCCCGCGCCCGTACTCTTTGCCGAGAAGGACGTCAAGGGCATCCTGCGTTTCCTGACCTGCGGCAGCGTCGACGACGGCAAGTCGACCCTGATCGGCCGCCTGCTCTATGACACCAAGCGCCTGTTCGAGGACCAGCTCGCGACGCTGGAAAAGGACTCCCGAAAATTCGGCACGGTCGGCGATGACATCGACCTCGCCCTCCTGGTCGACGGGCTCGAGGCCGAGCGCGAGCAGGGCATCACCATCGACGTCGCCTATCGCTTCTTCGCCACCGAGAAGCGCAAGTTCATCGTCGCCGACACGCCCGGCCATGAGCAGTACACGCGCAACATGGCGACCGGCGCCTCGACGGCGGATCTCGCGGTCCTCCTCATCGATGCGCGAAAAGGCATCCTGACCCAGACGCGACGGCACGCGACGATCGCCTCGCTGCTCGGCATCCGCCACGTCGTGCTCGCCATCAACAAGATCGACCTCGTCGGCTACGACCAGGCGGTGTTCGAGCGCATCGTCGCCGAATTCGACGCGGACGCCGATCACTACGGCTTCGCAAGCCGTGTCGCCATCCCGCTCTCGGCCCGCTTCGGCGACAACGTCACCGCGCCGAGCCCGAGCATGGGCTGGTATCGCGGGCCGACGCTGCTGGAGCATCTCGAGACGCTCGAACTGACGCCGAGCGCCGAGCGGCCGTTCCGCTTCCCCGTGCAATGGGTGAACCGCCCCGACCTGAGCTTCCGCGGCTATTCCGGAACGGTAGCGAGCGGCGAGGTCCGGCCGGGCGACGCGGTGGTGGTGGCGCGGACCGGCCAGCCGGCGAAGATCGAGCGCATCGTCACCTATGACGGCGACCAGCCGGTCGCCGCGACGGACGACGCCGTCACGCTGACGCTCGACCGCGAGATCGACGTGTCGCGCGGCGACATCCTGGTGCCGGCCGAGGCTCGGCCGGACGTTTCCGACCAGTTCGCCGCGCATCTGATCTGGATGGCCGAGGCGCCGATGCTGCCGGGGCGGCCCTATCTGATGAAGGTCGGCACCCGCGTCGTCGGCGCGGCCGTGACCGAGCTGAAACACCGGGTCGAGGCCGACACGCTGAAGCCGCTGGCGGCGAAGACGCTGGCGCTGAACGATATCGGTTTCGCCAATCTGTCGCTCGCCGAGCCGATCGCCTTTGATCCCTATGAGGAGAACCGCGCCACCGGCGCCTTCATCCTGATCGACCGGTTCACCAACCAGACGGTCGCCGCCGGCATGATCCGCTTCGGGCTCCGCCGCGCCACCAACATCCACCGCCAGGCGCTCGATATCGACAAGGCGGCGCGCTCCGGCGCCAAGGGCCAGCGGCCGAGCATCCTCTGGTTCACCGGCCTCTCCGGCGCCGGCAAGTCGACGATCGCCAATCTGGTCGAGAAGAAGCTGCACCTGATGGGGCGGCACACCTATCTGCTCGACGGCGACAATGTCCGCCACGGCTTGAACCGCGATCTCGGCTTCACCGACGCCGACCGGGTGGAGAACATCCGCCGCGTCGCCGAGACGGCGAAGCTGTTCGTCGACGCCGGCCTGATCGTGCTGGTCTCGTTCATCTCGCCCTTCCGCTCGGAGCGCCAGATGGCGCGCGATCTGGTGGAGGACGGAGAGTTCATCGAGATCTTCGTCGATACGCCGCTCGCCGTCGCCGAGGAACGCGACGTGAAGGGCCTCTACAAGAAGGCGCGCGAGGGCCAGATCAAGAATTTTACCGGCATCGACAGTCCCTACGAGGCGCCGCTTTCGGCCGACATCCACCTCGACACGACGACGCACGAGTCCGAGGCGCTGGCCGATCAGATCGTCGACTACCTCATCGGCAACGGTTACCTGCCGGGGTAA
- the ppk2 gene encoding polyphosphate kinase 2, with the protein MPKQLEPTFDAAPIETKLGSFDLDNPVLPEWVADTALKSGGYPYDKTLKSEKYDEDLTALQIELVKLQHHVIEKGLKVVMVFEGRDAAGKGGAIFALRQYLNPRTARDVALPKPTETERGQWYFQRYVAELPTAGEIVTFDRSWYNRAGVEIVMGFCTPEEYKIFLKQVPYFEQALVQSGTILFKFWLDIGQEMQLKRFHERRHNPLKIWKLSPMDYAALGKWKDYSKARDTMLEACHNEATPWTVVLANDKRRARLNIIRHVLGQIDYPGRDKSVVREPDPLILGQGLKFLKKGS; encoded by the coding sequence CTGCCGAAGCAGCTCGAGCCGACCTTCGACGCCGCGCCGATCGAGACCAAGCTCGGCTCGTTCGATCTCGACAATCCCGTCCTGCCCGAATGGGTCGCCGACACCGCGCTCAAGTCGGGCGGCTATCCCTATGACAAGACGCTGAAGTCGGAGAAATACGACGAGGACCTGACGGCGCTGCAGATCGAGCTGGTCAAGCTGCAGCACCACGTCATCGAGAAGGGCCTCAAGGTCGTCATGGTGTTCGAGGGCCGCGACGCCGCCGGCAAGGGCGGCGCCATCTTCGCGCTGCGGCAATATCTCAACCCGCGCACCGCGCGCGACGTCGCCCTGCCGAAGCCGACCGAGACCGAGCGCGGCCAGTGGTATTTCCAGCGCTATGTCGCGGAGCTGCCGACGGCGGGCGAAATCGTCACCTTCGACCGCTCCTGGTACAACCGCGCCGGCGTCGAGATCGTCATGGGCTTCTGCACGCCGGAAGAGTACAAGATCTTCCTGAAGCAGGTTCCCTATTTCGAGCAGGCGCTCGTCCAGTCCGGCACGATCCTGTTCAAGTTCTGGCTCGACATCGGCCAGGAGATGCAGCTGAAGCGGTTCCACGAGCGGCGGCACAATCCGCTCAAGATCTGGAAGCTGTCGCCGATGGACTATGCAGCGCTTGGCAAGTGGAAGGACTACTCCAAGGCGCGCGACACGATGCTCGAGGCCTGTCACAACGAGGCGACGCCCTGGACCGTGGTGCTTGCCAACGACAAGCGCCGCGCCCGGCTCAACATCATCCGCCACGTGCTGGGCCAGATCGACTATCCCGGCCGCGACAAATCGGTGGTGCGCGAGCCCGATCCGCTCATCCTCGGACAGGGTCTGAAGTTCCTGAAAAAGGGCTCCTGA
- a CDS encoding ATP-binding protein, whose product MADNEGLAEEREIDGDRGGLAARLLDARAFFMMLAALLLLLVLIGQIRAVVAGILLACTLGFFAVFVRGREARPVRLKSRQPPSIWPETGVKRMADALPEPCIILDRRGVVRYANSRAEGAFPIRPGDPLTFRLRAPDFVGAFDRVAGGGPAEKVEFLERGPTERWYEAWFSPLEPAAHADNDRSGFIVLIFSDLTEQRVSEKIRVDFVANASHELRTPLASLSGFIETMQGPARDDAVARERFLGIMHDQATRMSRLIDDLLSLSRIEMKAHMRPETPVDVSRVIRGVVDALEPLARDLGVTIETNLPETPLVVPADRDELVQVFQNLIENGCKYGRSGKRVLVTATAPVGGRGGPVVSVRDFGAGIPAEHLPRLTERFYRADIQASHAQRGTGLGLAIAKHILNRHRARLLIESRAGEGSTFTVAFTTQLAVPDSMSLEKVK is encoded by the coding sequence ATGGCCGATAACGAAGGGTTGGCGGAAGAGCGGGAGATCGACGGCGACAGGGGAGGGCTCGCGGCTCGCCTGCTCGACGCGCGCGCCTTTTTCATGATGCTGGCGGCGCTGCTGCTGCTGCTCGTGCTGATCGGCCAGATCCGCGCCGTCGTCGCCGGCATCCTGCTCGCCTGCACCCTCGGCTTCTTCGCCGTCTTCGTGCGCGGCCGCGAGGCGCGCCCCGTTCGGTTGAAGAGCCGCCAGCCGCCCTCGATCTGGCCCGAGACCGGCGTCAAGCGCATGGCGGACGCGCTGCCGGAACCCTGCATCATCCTCGATCGGCGTGGCGTCGTGCGCTATGCCAACAGCCGCGCCGAGGGCGCGTTTCCGATCCGGCCGGGCGATCCCTTGACCTTCCGGCTGCGCGCGCCCGATTTCGTCGGCGCCTTCGACCGCGTCGCCGGCGGCGGCCCGGCCGAGAAGGTCGAGTTCCTCGAGCGTGGCCCGACCGAGCGCTGGTACGAGGCCTGGTTCTCGCCGCTCGAGCCGGCCGCCCATGCCGACAACGACCGCAGCGGCTTCATCGTGCTGATCTTCTCCGACCTGACCGAACAGCGCGTCAGCGAGAAGATCCGCGTCGATTTCGTCGCCAATGCCAGCCACGAGCTCCGCACGCCGCTCGCCTCGCTCTCCGGCTTCATCGAGACGATGCAGGGCCCGGCCCGCGACGACGCCGTGGCGCGCGAGCGCTTCCTCGGCATCATGCACGACCAGGCGACGCGGATGAGCCGGCTCATCGACGACCTCTTGTCGCTGTCGCGCATCGAGATGAAGGCGCATATGCGGCCGGAGACGCCCGTCGACGTCTCCCGCGTCATTCGCGGCGTCGTCGACGCGCTGGAGCCGCTGGCGCGCGATCTCGGCGTGACGATCGAGACCAACCTGCCGGAAACGCCGCTGGTGGTGCCGGCCGATCGCGACGAGCTGGTGCAGGTGTTCCAGAACCTGATCGAGAACGGCTGCAAATACGGCCGCTCCGGCAAGCGCGTGCTGGTGACGGCGACCGCGCCGGTCGGCGGGCGCGGCGGCCCGGTCGTCTCGGTGCGGGATTTCGGCGCCGGAATCCCGGCCGAGCACCTGCCGCGGCTGACCGAGCGCTTCTATCGCGCCGACATCCAGGCGAGCCACGCCCAGCGCGGCACCGGGCTCGGCCTCGCCATCG